TGCTCGGCGTGGCGCTCGCCCTGCGCGCCTTCGGGCTGGTCCCGCTGCGCCGGGCGGTGGCGCGGTTCACCCGGCGGGGCGGGATCACCCCGGCGGAGGACCCATCGCCACCAGCATGACGGTCCGCTCCAGCGTCTCGAGCACGCCGTGCGGCACGCCAGCCTGGGCCCAGACCAGGTCGCCCGCCACGGCGTCGAAGGTCTCCTCGCCCACCTGCATCCTCGCCTTTCCCGAGACGAGGAAGTAAAATTTGTCCGCGCCGGCGTGGGCATGGACCCGTTGCGCCTGTCCCCGCTCAAAGCAGTTGAGCCCGGCAAGCAACCCCGGGCCGCGGAACAGGTCCGCCTTCGTGCCCTGGCTCACGTCGAACCGTGCCTCCGCCGGGAGGTGCCGCTGCGCCATCGTCATCGTCCCACCCTTCGCCAATGTGTCGAGCCGCCGAGCCGTCGAGCCGCCAAGGAACACGCCATGACCACCCGCATCGAGAAGGACCCGCTCGGCGAGAAGCCGGTGCCCGCCGAGGCCCTCTATGGCATCCAGACCGTCCGGGCCGCGGAGAACTTCCCGATCTCCGGGCTGCGACCGCTGCCGGCGTTCGTCGATGCGGTCCTCTGGATCAAGCGCTCCGCCGCCCTGACGCACAAGCAGACCGGCCGGCTCGAGGGGCGCCTGGCTGATGCCATCGTCCAGGCCGCGGACGAGATCCTGGGGGGCCGGTACCGTGACCAGTTCATCGTGGACGTGTACCAGGCCGGCGCCGGGACCAGCCATAACATGAACTGCAACGAGGTCCTCGCCAACCGGGCCAACGAGATCCTGGGCGGGACGCGCGGCGCCTACCAGCCGGTGCACCCCAACGATCACGTGAACATGGCGCAGAGCACCAACGACGTGATCCCCACCGCCATGCGCCTCGCCACCCTGGCCTCCCTGCCGGCCACGCTCGCCGCGATGGATGCGCTGGCCGCGGCCTTCCTGGCGAAGGGCCGCGAGTTCGACCACGTCATCAAGTCGGGCCGGACCCACCTGCAGGACGCCACGCCCATCCGTCTCGGCCAGGAGTTCACCGCGTACGGCCACACGGTGGCTCGCCACCGGCAGAAGCTCGCCCAGGCCGCCGACTGGCTCCGGGCCATGGGCATCGGCGGCACCGCGGTGGGCACCGGGCTCAACGCCGAGGCCGCCTACCCGGCGCTGATGGTGAAGCACCTGCGCG
The Gemmatimonadota bacterium DNA segment above includes these coding regions:
- a CDS encoding cupin domain-containing protein — translated: MAQRHLPAEARFDVSQGTKADLFRGPGLLAGLNCFERGQAQRVHAHAGADKFYFLVSGKARMQVGEETFDAVAGDLVWAQAGVPHGVLETLERTVMLVAMGPPPG
- a CDS encoding aspartate ammonia-lyase; the encoded protein is MTTRIEKDPLGEKPVPAEALYGIQTVRAAENFPISGLRPLPAFVDAVLWIKRSAALTHKQTGRLEGRLADAIVQAADEILGGRYRDQFIVDVYQAGAGTSHNMNCNEVLANRANEILGGTRGAYQPVHPNDHVNMAQSTNDVIPTAMRLATLASLPATLAAMDALAAAFLAKGREFDHVIKSGRTHLQDATPIRLGQEFTAYGHTVARHRQKLAQAADWLRAMGIGGTAVGTGLNAEAAYPALMVKHLRAVSGLELHEGEDRIQLMQSMGDIATFSGAFRAWVLDLNKIANDLRLLASGPRTGLAEILLPAVQPGSSIMPGKVNPSIAEMVNQVCYQALGLDTTVALAAEAGQLELNVMMPVMTHNMVFALTIVGNATRVLAERCVAGIGADEKLCAYWLERSPALVTALAPKIGYAESAKLAKEAIATGLTVKELVVKKGLLAGAELEEVLDLRAMTEIGVPGGVGLPGGG